The sequence AAAATTTTGAAAAAAGTGCTGGACTATTATATATTAAATATTTGTAGCTGCCAATTCCTCCTGTAAAAGAGATAGCACATATTTCCTTATCAAGAGAGTGATCAATTAATACTAATCCATTTTTACTACATTTATCCTCTTTTGAATATGAAATTCCCCAATAAGCTTGAAATTCTCGAATAAACTCTTGTTTAGAATATTCTTTATCCTCTGAGTCCCTAATAATAGCTTTTGTATTTGAAACTAATTTTAAAACAATTGATGGGAGTTCATCAACATTATAAAAAAAATTCAATGATTCATCAACTATACAAATGCTTAAATCACTATTTATGTGGGGAATATACTTTAATGGTTCATAAGATAATTTGTCAATGTATACTTTTGGTAAGTTTATTTCTAAGTTCTCTTCAAAACAAATGTATAGCGTTACCTCAATTAGTCTATGATCAAAAGATATTTCAGTATCAACGGAAATTACAGTATGATACCCATTAAATTTTTTGTCATTTAAGGTACTTTTATCTACATATTTGCAGTTTTCTGTTTTACTTAATTTATCAAAAATTTCACTAATCATCATGCAGACCTATTATCAATAAGGATGCTTTCAACTTGGCTGAATTTTTTAGCTGATGATTTAGATTCATCATCAGTAATATTTGAACATGGGAATCTATCTCCTAAATGCTTTTGCCATTTTGAGCATGCATCTTTTTTTGATTCCAATTCTATAGCTTGATCTCCTGATTTAATGAAACTATCTAATGCATCTAAAAAGTTACTTTTTGTAGTACTCGCAGAATATTTATCAAGTAAATTCTCTGAAGTATCTGTTGTTGGTCTATAACAAGAATAACTGGTGAAAAATTTATTGTTATCAATTTTTTTCTGAATTGCTTTTAATGTTTCCAATAAAGAAATATCATCCCTTGTATCAGCATAATAGTTTTCGCTAGCCAAAATTGTAAAAATCATTCCACTAGGAAATTTTAAAGAATTATTATCTTGTTGTTTTTTGTTTGACCAAGCTTTTAGATATCTGACTATTCTTTTTAACTGAGGTTTGTCTCTAGCTTGCTGATCAAACCAAATTTTAAATTTATATGGGTCACTTTTAATCCACCCTTTTGATTTATGAGCTAATAAAGGTGGCTCATCTAAAAATGTGAACTGATCATCTTTTCTATCAAATACATAGTAGATAGGTAAATCAACATGATAATCGTTTTTATATATTACTCTAACACAGGTGTTTTTATCTAAAGGCTCAGAACTCGTTCTATTTTTGATTGCATCATAAATCCAATTATGTGCAGTTTGTACAGAAGGTTTATCTTCTTCTTTCCCAAAAATATATACTCCGTCATCAATGTCAAATTCCTTGGATAATGGTTCGATAGTAGTATTCATCATATATGAACCTTGTCCTTTGAAACTTACAGTGTGCTTATCACGATTATTACTAAAATATGTACGGATATCTGTTCTTACAGAATTCCTAGATGTTTTTAATTGATTTTTTTTTGTAGCATTTAATTTAATACAGTCATTAAAGTCAATAAATGTAGAATGTAAATCAGCCATGTTTAATTGTATATGTTTTTTTTGTTGTAAATAATTTATTTATTTTTTCATCTTTTTCGTAAACTAAAGATTGTTCTTCTGCTTTTATTTTCATTAAATCATACGCTTCTTTGTTTGCAACATCTAGTTGTATTAAACTTTCTTGATCTTTTGAGATGCTAACTGATGGTATTCGTATATAATCTATATTTATATCACTTATTTCGGTGATTTTTTTTAGGAAAAAATCCGTAAAATAGGATTGTCCATTCATAGAAGTTTCAAATAAATCGGATCCCCAATCTTTAAAAGACCGCTCATTTTTCAAGCCTACTGGATTTCCTCCTGTAATGCTCAGGCTACTTAATGATAAAATACTTATTTTATTATAGCTCTTATTTGTTCCTACAAAATTATTTAAGGCTTCCAACAAACCGACTAATGTTGGATTATTAGCCCAAACACCTCCGTCTATGAATTGTTCATTATGGTAATA is a genomic window of Chryseobacterium nakagawai containing:
- a CDS encoding CBASS cGAMP synthase, with the translated sequence MADLHSTFIDFNDCIKLNATKKNQLKTSRNSVRTDIRTYFSNNRDKHTVSFKGQGSYMMNTTIEPLSKEFDIDDGVYIFGKEEDKPSVQTAHNWIYDAIKNRTSSEPLDKNTCVRVIYKNDYHVDLPIYYVFDRKDDQFTFLDEPPLLAHKSKGWIKSDPYKFKIWFDQQARDKPQLKRIVRYLKAWSNKKQQDNNSLKFPSGMIFTILASENYYADTRDDISLLETLKAIQKKIDNNKFFTSYSCYRPTTDTSENLLDKYSASTTKSNFLDALDSFIKSGDQAIELESKKDACSKWQKHLGDRFPCSNITDDESKSSAKKFSQVESILIDNRSA